A genomic stretch from Petrotoga mexicana DSM 14811 includes:
- a CDS encoding radical SAM protein, whose amino-acid sequence MAVMDSMKNMLLKQSSKLITNVVRHSDVDQLGKLLWTLSKFSKEPARSGLRKLATGAENHDPMLVNWADLFKKSNPKVVEKIINNLIINEFAVGEKTRQEKMHEYGIVLPKLAVLSPTYACNLRCVGCYAAMYGHKYMLSKEEIFDVIRQFNDLGIYFFIITGGEPFVYPYLFDVLEEFSDSYFLIYTNGTLINEENAKKLAELGNATLAISVEGYEADTDWRRGKGVFEKIQNAWKLLSENGVIYGASVTATRKNHDVIMSDDFWNYLKENNVSYAWVFQFMPVGADASMDLVPTAEQRYERFYKLEELRLGGKFAFVADFWNHGFLTNGCLAAGAKYLHINAKGYAEPCVFQQFAVDNIREKRIVDILKSPFFEAYKRTIPYSNNLFRPCPIIDNPKVFRAMVKKFNAIPQHPGSERTVNELAPELDQLAEEWKKYADKLWYEEGYAEKYPSKRGVYNYKVRMRRYSENEEKLALDKKAE is encoded by the coding sequence ATGGCAGTTATGGACTCAATGAAAAACATGTTACTTAAACAAAGTTCTAAATTAATAACCAACGTTGTAAGACATTCTGATGTGGATCAACTTGGGAAATTGTTATGGACATTATCGAAATTCTCTAAAGAACCTGCGAGAAGTGGACTTAGAAAATTAGCAACAGGGGCGGAAAACCATGATCCGATGTTGGTGAATTGGGCTGATTTGTTCAAGAAATCTAATCCCAAAGTTGTTGAAAAAATAATAAACAATCTAATCATCAACGAATTTGCTGTTGGTGAAAAAACAAGACAAGAAAAGATGCATGAATATGGGATCGTCCTTCCAAAATTAGCTGTACTTTCTCCAACATATGCATGTAACCTTAGATGTGTGGGTTGTTATGCTGCTATGTATGGTCACAAGTATATGCTTTCCAAAGAAGAAATTTTTGATGTAATTCGACAATTCAATGACTTAGGTATCTATTTCTTCATTATAACGGGTGGAGAGCCATTTGTGTATCCTTATCTATTCGATGTACTAGAAGAGTTCAGTGATTCTTACTTTTTAATTTATACGAATGGAACCTTAATTAATGAAGAAAACGCTAAAAAGTTGGCAGAATTGGGTAACGCTACATTAGCTATATCAGTTGAAGGATATGAAGCTGACACCGATTGGAGAAGAGGTAAGGGTGTTTTTGAAAAAATTCAAAACGCTTGGAAGCTCTTAAGTGAAAATGGGGTTATATATGGAGCCTCCGTCACCGCAACAAGAAAGAATCACGATGTTATAATGAGTGATGATTTTTGGAATTATTTAAAAGAAAACAATGTGAGTTATGCATGGGTTTTCCAATTTATGCCCGTAGGAGCGGATGCTTCGATGGATTTAGTACCTACTGCAGAACAAAGGTACGAAAGATTCTACAAATTGGAAGAGTTAAGGTTAGGTGGAAAGTTTGCATTTGTTGCCGATTTCTGGAATCATGGTTTCTTAACTAACGGTTGTTTAGCAGCGGGAGCTAAGTATTTACATATAAACGCCAAAGGTTATGCTGAACCATGTGTCTTCCAACAGTTTGCCGTGGATAATATAAGGGAAAAACGAATTGTAGATATTTTAAAATCACCATTTTTTGAGGCTTATAAGAGAACTATCCCCTATTCCAATAATTTGTTTAGACCATGTCCCATAATAGATAATCCCAAGGTATTCAGGGCAATGGTAAAGAAGTTCAACGCTATTCCACAGCATCCAGGCAGTGAGCGGACTGTGAATGAATTAGCGCCTGAATTAGACCAACTTGCCGAAGAATGGAAAAAATATGCCGATAAACTTTGGTACGAAGAAGGCTATGCTGAAAAATATCCTTCAAAAAGAGGAGTATATAACTACAAAGTAAGGATGAGAAGGTACTCAGAAAATGAAGAAAAATTAGCATTGGACAAAAAAGCTGAATAG
- a CDS encoding TetR/AcrR family transcriptional regulator yields the protein MDKQERKKYIAEKTLELISEKGLTNLTMEDVALSCNLSKGSIYNYFKNKNSLIVSAFSALLEKVQNFFEENESVLSQDCVEASADFYANLYSKILSTFPSKELMRLFEILMNSTHDQSMMKILTQTFKENYGKILGKFEKLFNSKTKAFMLQAMFDGLVIYRAVGVEFSDDEIKDNFKKMILSLTEDNKN from the coding sequence TTGGATAAACAAGAACGCAAAAAATACATAGCAGAAAAAACTTTAGAATTAATAAGCGAAAAAGGTTTGACAAATCTAACGATGGAAGATGTTGCTCTTTCGTGTAATTTGTCTAAAGGTTCTATATATAACTATTTCAAAAATAAAAATTCGCTAATTGTTTCTGCTTTTAGTGCGCTGTTAGAAAAAGTCCAAAATTTTTTTGAAGAAAACGAATCCGTGCTTTCTCAGGATTGTGTGGAGGCAAGTGCTGATTTTTATGCAAATCTTTATTCAAAAATTTTAAGTACTTTTCCTTCAAAAGAATTAATGCGGTTGTTTGAAATTTTGATGAATTCTACACATGATCAAAGTATGATGAAAATTTTAACTCAAACATTCAAAGAAAATTACGGAAAGATCCTCGGCAAATTTGAAAAGTTATTTAATTCGAAAACTAAAGCATTTATGTTACAAGCGATGTTTGATGGGTTAGTTATATATAGAGCCGTAGGCGTAGAATTCTCTGATGATGAGATAAAGGATAATTTCAAAAAAATGATTTTAAGTCTTACAGAAGACAACAAAAATTAG
- the thiI gene encoding tRNA uracil 4-sulfurtransferase ThiI, with product MQVLIIRVDEIGLKNKNKMFFMHKLKDNIQSKISQNFIFKVNNNRIYLIPQQNMGITVKDIDILKKIFGIHSFSIAEKTESNIDSIKTQVYKVAKKSLENNNYKTFKISVNRANKSFPYNSQEFAGIIGEFILNNFPQLKVDLNHPELNIEIDIRKEGTFIFNNRLEGPSGLPVGTSSKGTVLLSGGIDSPIATLLMMRRGMLLNAVNFYSPPFTGPKSLNKILKIGSIVSEFTSFPFYLYVVPLTKIQLLFRDIKEDKYSVILQRRAMMRITNKISDITNTKVLVSGESLGQVASQTIENLLTISDSSQKVVLRPLIGFTKNETIKLSKKFGLYETSILPYEDSCSVFLPSKPATKSNINHIKSIEDSLPHLSELEKEVLDEAKKYKIEDSKVSEIDHFES from the coding sequence ATGCAAGTATTGATAATCAGGGTTGACGAAATTGGTCTAAAAAATAAGAACAAAATGTTTTTTATGCATAAACTCAAAGACAACATCCAAAGCAAAATTTCGCAGAATTTCATTTTCAAGGTTAACAATAACAGAATATATCTAATTCCTCAACAAAATATGGGAATAACCGTTAAAGATATTGACATTCTAAAAAAGATTTTCGGAATACATTCGTTTTCAATAGCCGAAAAAACTGAATCAAATATAGACTCAATTAAAACTCAAGTCTATAAAGTGGCAAAAAAATCTCTTGAAAACAATAATTATAAAACTTTTAAAATAAGTGTCAATCGAGCCAACAAATCATTCCCTTATAACAGCCAAGAATTCGCTGGTATAATAGGTGAATTTATACTGAATAATTTCCCCCAATTAAAAGTTGATTTAAATCATCCAGAGCTTAATATAGAAATAGATATTAGAAAAGAAGGTACGTTTATATTCAACAATCGTTTAGAAGGACCAAGTGGATTACCTGTAGGCACATCTTCAAAAGGAACCGTTTTGTTATCAGGTGGGATTGATAGTCCAATAGCTACTCTTTTAATGATGCGACGAGGGATGTTACTAAATGCTGTGAACTTTTATAGCCCCCCATTCACCGGTCCTAAATCTTTAAATAAAATTTTGAAAATTGGTTCTATAGTGTCAGAATTTACGTCTTTCCCTTTTTATTTGTACGTGGTACCCTTAACTAAGATTCAACTTCTTTTCAGAGATATAAAAGAAGATAAATATTCGGTTATTCTACAAAGAAGAGCAATGATGAGGATTACCAATAAAATTTCTGATATTACAAACACAAAAGTTCTGGTCAGCGGCGAAAGCTTAGGGCAGGTAGCCTCACAAACAATAGAAAATCTACTAACAATTTCTGACTCCAGTCAAAAAGTTGTGTTAAGACCACTTATAGGTTTCACAAAAAACGAAACCATTAAACTATCTAAAAAATTTGGATTGTATGAAACATCTATTTTACCATACGAAGATTCCTGTAGCGTATTTCTTCCTTCTAAACCCGCTACTAAATCAAATATAAATCACATAAAATCAATTGAGGATTCTCTACCACATTTAAGTGAATTAGAAAAAGAGGTTTTAGATGAAGCTAAAAAATATAAGATTGAAGATAGTAAAGTCTCTGAAATTGATCACTTTGAATCATAG
- a CDS encoding lysophospholipid acyltransferase family protein: MKKVLETIKAIFFTIWLIIGFFGVVIVYGSYVLIKANILEKRKGIKASQEYIRKVVSWFGRVTFKFLNSNISVFGEENIPQEGPYVIVANHQSIFDIPLILGYIYPTAFIAKKELSMIPILGSFIKKLGSILIDRSNVKSGAIALKKFAKLSRSGEIITLFPEGTRSLNGQVGEFKKGTLLIPFRYNIKILPVTIDGTIKMSKKGSAFIKPSNINLFIHEPVEPKLFASEGELRECLKSIISEKVTIEPQLALKETKT, encoded by the coding sequence ATGAAAAAGGTATTAGAAACAATAAAGGCGATCTTCTTCACAATATGGTTAATTATCGGATTTTTCGGGGTTGTGATTGTATATGGAAGTTATGTGTTGATAAAAGCTAATATCTTGGAAAAACGGAAAGGGATCAAAGCCTCTCAAGAATATATTAGAAAAGTCGTATCTTGGTTTGGAAGAGTCACTTTTAAATTTTTAAATAGCAACATTTCGGTTTTCGGCGAAGAAAATATACCACAAGAAGGTCCTTATGTAATAGTAGCGAATCATCAAAGCATATTCGATATTCCCCTAATTTTAGGTTATATTTATCCCACAGCTTTTATAGCAAAAAAAGAGCTTTCTATGATTCCTATATTGGGAAGTTTTATCAAAAAACTTGGTTCTATCTTAATAGATAGAAGTAATGTAAAAAGTGGGGCTATAGCACTTAAAAAGTTCGCAAAATTATCTCGATCAGGAGAAATTATAACCCTTTTTCCTGAAGGAACAAGGAGTTTAAACGGACAAGTAGGTGAATTTAAAAAGGGAACTCTTTTGATACCTTTTAGGTATAATATAAAAATATTACCTGTCACAATAGATGGAACTATCAAAATGAGCAAAAAAGGAAGCGCCTTTATCAAGCCTTCGAATATTAATCTATTCATACACGAACCAGTTGAGCCAAAACTTTTCGCTAGTGAAGGGGAATTAAGAGAATGTCTTAAAAGCATTATCAGTGAAAAGGTTACAATTGAGCCTCAACTGGCTTTGAAAGAAACAAAAACGTAA
- a CDS encoding bifunctional nuclease family protein: protein MKKVSNVTMGIDKVSNSPIVFLKVEDTNVVVPIWIGPCEAGVLALILRNEDFERPLTHDLIGNIIEQLNAKPIKIEIDQFKQDIYYAKLVLKDSDSKDIYIDARPSDCIILSLKNNLPIYIEEKIVTEHGIEASFINTEEESEFRQDIENFDIDELRRKFENKNKDEDEDDE, encoded by the coding sequence ATGAAAAAAGTAAGCAATGTTACTATGGGAATAGATAAAGTTTCAAATTCACCAATAGTTTTCTTAAAGGTAGAAGATACAAACGTTGTTGTACCAATATGGATTGGACCATGTGAAGCTGGTGTTTTGGCTTTAATATTGAGGAATGAAGATTTTGAAAGACCTTTAACCCACGATCTCATTGGAAATATCATCGAACAACTTAACGCAAAACCTATTAAGATAGAAATTGACCAATTCAAGCAGGATATTTATTATGCTAAATTAGTCCTGAAAGATAGTGATTCTAAAGATATATATATCGATGCAAGGCCTTCGGATTGTATAATCTTATCGTTAAAAAATAACTTACCTATTTACATAGAAGAAAAAATAGTAACCGAACATGGTATTGAAGCTTCTTTTATAAACACCGAAGAAGAAAGCGAATTCAGACAAGATATTGAAAATTTCGATATAGACGAGCTAAGAAGGAAGTTCGAAAATAAAAATAAAGATGAAGATGAAGATGACGAATAA
- a CDS encoding polyprenyl synthetase family protein: protein MEFLKLLEFKDFFDKKIKNFFENLELGNHLKNPLFYYIANGGKRLRPWIIYNFGQLASANKKNLMDIAIAIEILHSSSLIHDDLPALDNAKLRRGGLANHLKFGEYKAILAGDYGFTLPLQIISNLDNINEGNKLLLMNYFIKTILKLFEGEMEDLIFEKEDRDVSEKEILGMYSKKTGAVFGFCFASPFLINGEVQLAKEMNIIGTDFGVSFQIFDDIKDVFTTEEDIGKETNKDVNKKTLLNFYNYKETQIIADNIYRSVLQKLEELNLKELSIILKEVRKTIETS, encoded by the coding sequence ATGGAATTTCTAAAATTATTAGAGTTTAAAGATTTCTTTGACAAGAAGATAAAGAATTTTTTCGAAAATTTGGAGCTGGGAAATCATTTAAAAAATCCATTGTTTTATTACATAGCAAACGGAGGCAAGAGACTAAGACCATGGATTATATATAACTTTGGGCAGCTAGCCTCCGCAAATAAAAAGAATTTAATGGACATTGCGATAGCTATAGAAATTTTACACTCTTCATCTTTAATACATGATGATCTACCTGCCTTAGACAACGCAAAGTTAAGAAGAGGAGGACTCGCAAACCATTTAAAGTTTGGAGAATATAAAGCCATACTAGCAGGAGATTATGGATTTACTCTTCCACTACAGATTATTTCCAATTTAGATAATATAAACGAAGGAAATAAACTTCTTTTAATGAATTATTTTATAAAGACCATTTTAAAATTGTTTGAAGGAGAAATGGAAGACTTAATCTTTGAAAAAGAAGATAGAGATGTGAGTGAAAAAGAAATTCTTGGAATGTATTCGAAGAAAACAGGTGCAGTTTTTGGCTTTTGTTTTGCATCTCCCTTTTTAATAAACGGAGAAGTACAGCTAGCTAAAGAAATGAATATAATAGGAACTGATTTCGGTGTTTCTTTCCAAATTTTCGATGATATAAAAGATGTCTTTACTACGGAAGAAGATATTGGAAAAGAAACTAATAAAGATGTAAACAAAAAAACTCTTTTAAATTTTTATAACTATAAAGAAACTCAAATAATTGCCGATAATATCTATAGAAGTGTTTTACAAAAATTGGAAGAACTTAACCTAAAAGAACTATCCATAATTTTGAAAGAAGTTCGAAAGACTATAGAAACAAGTTAA
- a CDS encoding esterase/lipase family protein, with translation MEKKYKILLFIIVIAVVILVFSLIFKNIFWPSNKITPSSTNIQIVVPDFSFSSKKNIDIKVLDRSSSEYQELINYKNFYGEIYKITFSDESNESSILPITVRYRIPKDNYFGDNFVNFSLAYITQEDPPVISEFSGEKIVKIEDEYYIEAQTFQITKVNYIGLVIESPQESSSGLKVIKESPPTLEPDIILIPGTDLNFLGKVMNIPENGYPQSFWSSLFPNRTIWSYNYPLTSTRSKNYNDSFVSFVERTGINSYIEFEGRRLAQELSRFPNKKFDIIAHGIGGLIARYALESSQTIQNVENLVLISTPNKGSNLANPLFFNLLFGKNTEILSQYFNVEDSAILKITLQISSYLDQINSYYEDLIPDSEFLNKLDSFGIRNDIRYLSVIGNNPEIEEDLSNKYISRLYPEFVQGKGDGIVSVDSANLEGIEKTYYSKKSFYEIYNDPDVLKEIVNFLEESVPSYSVEPFKDDNFVEYTYETEDGNSSSDQSKNTHPSIISSFTLPSQYKESSILLNPVKQGEIDEDTLSIIAVGENIYFKSPNSIYNSKLEKIFSNKIMGGLLFNNKYYISTIDGIYILNENGKIDKINSEIPSKGTEIYYLPNIGFLSVEYESNNCNVYLNDSLINQGSNFISLKVINGEIYVIFEDKITKLQNKDVVELINTSTIQEVLETQFGEITDFALYNNNYFILFSNYKLVLWNSSKNGLQLIEDGNIGRLKLQIFNDKLFVFGKDYVSYILLKEVTFPGFFQRFERHIIDVLIDKNGKGWIVTKNNRIEIITFSL, from the coding sequence ATGGAAAAAAAATACAAAATTCTTTTATTTATTATTGTAATTGCTGTTGTGATACTTGTTTTTTCCCTCATTTTTAAAAACATCTTTTGGCCTTCAAATAAGATAACTCCTTCTTCTACAAATATTCAAATAGTTGTACCTGATTTTTCTTTTTCTTCAAAGAAAAACATTGACATTAAAGTCTTAGATAGAAGTTCTTCAGAATATCAAGAATTGATCAATTACAAAAATTTTTATGGGGAGATATATAAAATTACTTTCTCAGATGAAAGTAATGAATCCTCTATTTTACCAATTACTGTAAGATACAGGATTCCAAAAGATAATTACTTTGGAGATAACTTCGTTAATTTCTCCTTAGCTTACATTACACAGGAAGATCCTCCTGTTATCTCTGAATTCAGCGGGGAAAAAATAGTAAAAATAGAGGACGAGTATTACATAGAAGCACAAACATTCCAAATAACTAAAGTAAATTATATAGGTCTAGTCATTGAATCTCCACAAGAATCATCTAGTGGACTCAAGGTTATAAAAGAATCACCCCCAACTCTTGAACCTGATATTATTTTAATTCCTGGAACGGATCTTAACTTCCTTGGAAAGGTAATGAATATACCTGAAAATGGCTATCCACAATCTTTTTGGTCCTCCCTTTTTCCAAATAGAACCATTTGGAGTTACAATTACCCATTGACATCTACAAGAAGCAAAAATTACAATGATTCTTTTGTTAGTTTTGTTGAAAGAACAGGGATTAATAGCTATATAGAATTTGAAGGAAGGCGACTCGCTCAAGAACTTTCTAGATTTCCCAATAAAAAGTTTGATATCATTGCACATGGCATTGGTGGATTAATTGCTCGATATGCTTTAGAGTCCAGTCAAACAATTCAAAATGTGGAAAATTTAGTACTCATTTCTACTCCAAACAAAGGAAGCAATCTCGCAAATCCTCTTTTTTTCAATTTGCTCTTCGGGAAAAACACGGAAATATTATCTCAATACTTTAATGTTGAAGATAGCGCAATATTAAAAATCACCTTGCAAATCAGTTCTTATCTAGATCAAATCAATTCGTACTATGAAGATCTTATTCCTGACTCTGAGTTTCTAAATAAGTTAGACTCTTTTGGTATAAGAAATGACATCAGATATTTATCGGTTATTGGTAATAACCCTGAAATAGAGGAAGACTTATCGAACAAATATATTTCCAGACTGTATCCAGAATTTGTGCAAGGAAAGGGAGATGGAATAGTAAGTGTTGACAGCGCCAACTTAGAAGGTATTGAAAAAACTTATTATTCTAAAAAAAGCTTTTATGAAATTTACAATGATCCTGACGTTTTAAAGGAAATAGTTAATTTTTTAGAAGAATCTGTCCCATCATATTCAGTGGAGCCTTTTAAAGATGATAATTTTGTCGAATACACATACGAAACTGAAGACGGAAACAGCTCTAGCGACCAAAGTAAAAATACCCACCCCAGTATAATTTCGTCTTTTACCCTTCCATCACAGTATAAGGAAAGTTCAATTTTACTAAATCCAGTGAAGCAAGGAGAAATAGATGAAGATACACTGAGCATTATTGCAGTGGGAGAAAATATTTATTTTAAAAGTCCTAATTCTATTTACAACAGCAAACTAGAAAAAATATTTTCAAACAAAATTATGGGAGGATTACTATTTAACAACAAATACTATATATCTACCATTGATGGTATATACATTTTGAATGAAAACGGCAAAATTGATAAAATTAATTCAGAAATACCTTCTAAAGGTACCGAAATTTACTATTTACCAAATATAGGGTTTTTAAGTGTAGAATATGAATCAAACAATTGTAACGTTTATCTCAACGATTCCTTGATAAATCAAGGCAGCAATTTTATATCATTAAAAGTAATAAATGGGGAAATATATGTCATCTTTGAGGATAAAATAACAAAACTACAAAATAAAGATGTCGTAGAATTAATAAATACTTCCACCATTCAAGAAGTTTTAGAAACTCAGTTTGGGGAGATTACTGATTTTGCTTTATATAACAACAATTATTTTATTTTATTTTCAAATTATAAATTAGTTCTTTGGAATAGTTCAAAAAATGGATTACAACTTATAGAAGACGGAAATATAGGAAGATTAAAATTACAAATATTTAATGATAAATTATTTGTTTTCGGAAAAGATTATGTGAGCTACATACTTTTAAAAGAAGTTACTTTTCCTGGTTTTTTCCAAAGATTTGAAAGACACATAATTGATGTCCTTATCGATAAAAACGGCAAAGGATGGATAGTCACCAAAAATAACCGAATTGAAATAATTACATTTTCTTTGTGA
- a CDS encoding tetratricopeptide repeat protein, with translation MIILLQIMLIFADNYEVAYEYYMNGLKYYRNAQYDLAQDFFEEALQLSPRLESEIPDIKLYLGLSAFHNKDYATAKIYLQPFKDIPIVDEALRVIESLPSESDAFDASNLKINNTQSPEKEQQNFNFLTFFTIMLIIFVISLAASFFTVFLIRKHVSFEKKENELNDLKILTNIDKVETQEIKYKTIDQFDEPHIKKVWKVSSPLKKLIGITSNEDVSPNENNVSKGPKEGKLNEIENLENKLDKDINDILKESNLEEIEEILNELEGNGEKNSIQEADTLEEESNEKNQEEYSHLEDAIKPDSEIKNNFSSIMEKEEKELSFEDDLDNDLFDIIKELETKKLSQNNLQKFFHKLFYDVNKEKI, from the coding sequence TTGATAATTCTGCTCCAAATAATGTTGATATTTGCTGATAATTACGAAGTTGCCTACGAATACTATATGAATGGCTTAAAGTACTATAGAAATGCCCAATATGATTTGGCTCAAGATTTTTTTGAAGAAGCTTTGCAACTATCACCTAGATTAGAAAGTGAAATACCCGATATAAAATTGTATTTAGGGTTATCTGCATTTCACAACAAAGATTACGCTACAGCTAAAATATATTTGCAGCCATTTAAGGATATTCCTATTGTGGATGAAGCTCTAAGAGTTATTGAATCTTTACCCTCCGAATCAGATGCTTTCGACGCTTCAAATCTAAAAATCAACAATACTCAATCTCCTGAAAAAGAACAGCAAAATTTTAATTTTTTAACCTTTTTTACTATAATGTTAATAATATTTGTTATTTCCTTGGCGGCCTCATTTTTTACCGTTTTTTTGATACGTAAACATGTCTCTTTTGAAAAAAAAGAAAATGAGTTAAATGATTTGAAAATACTAACCAATATAGACAAAGTTGAAACCCAAGAAATCAAATACAAAACAATAGACCAATTTGATGAACCACACATAAAAAAAGTTTGGAAAGTATCATCCCCTTTAAAAAAACTTATAGGGATAACTTCAAATGAAGATGTTTCTCCAAATGAAAATAACGTATCGAAAGGTCCCAAGGAAGGAAAACTAAATGAGATAGAAAACCTTGAAAACAAACTTGATAAAGATATAAACGATATCTTAAAAGAATCAAACCTTGAAGAGATAGAGGAAATTCTAAATGAGTTAGAAGGTAATGGTGAAAAAAATAGCATTCAAGAAGCAGATACTCTTGAAGAGGAAAGTAATGAAAAAAACCAAGAAGAATATTCTCACTTGGAAGATGCTATAAAACCTGATTCTGAGATAAAAAATAACTTTTCTTCGATAATGGAAAAAGAAGAAAAAGAATTATCATTTGAAGATGATCTAGATAATGACTTATTTGATATAATTAAGGAATTAGAAACAAAAAAACTTTCTCAAAATAATTTACAAAAATTCTTTCATAAATTATTTTATGATGTTAACAAGGAAAAAATATAA
- a CDS encoding RsmD family RNA methyltransferase: MALKIESGKFKNITIETVDDRRTRYTPATLRRALMSIFDFSGANFLEFFAGSGIMSFEVLSNGAKSSTMVDISSKAVSSILKNAESLGVLSNIKVIKSDFRKSITKLSAEQFDYIFADPPFNNHYVQEFLKFIDSNISLIRKGGYIIIEKHKNEKIDYIPKNLIREEVRDYGDIEILIFFKS, from the coding sequence ATGGCTTTGAAGATTGAAAGTGGCAAATTTAAGAATATTACTATAGAAACAGTTGATGATCGTAGGACAAGATACACGCCAGCTACTTTAAGAAGGGCTTTAATGAGCATTTTTGATTTTTCAGGTGCTAACTTTTTGGAGTTTTTTGCAGGTAGCGGCATAATGAGTTTTGAAGTTTTAAGTAATGGGGCAAAAAGCTCCACAATGGTGGATATTTCGTCTAAAGCGGTGAGCTCGATTTTAAAAAACGCTGAATCTTTAGGGGTACTAAGTAATATAAAAGTTATAAAATCAGATTTTAGAAAATCTATTACAAAACTTTCAGCCGAACAGTTTGATTACATATTTGCTGATCCACCATTTAATAATCATTATGTCCAAGAGTTTTTGAAATTCATAGATTCAAATATATCTTTAATTAGAAAAGGGGGCTATATCATTATTGAAAAACATAAAAATGAAAAAATTGATTATATACCCAAAAATTTGATTAGGGAAGAAGTAAGAGATTACGGTGATATTGAAATTCTAATCTTTTTTAAATCTTAA
- a CDS encoding alkaline phosphatase — protein MKKILLVFLITLLVYLSFSFDYVFLFIADGMGIPHMQLSNMYKQYLYTDQLHILELPYYGMVETSSMNGVTDSAGAITAILSKEKTYNDRININPDDEKILPITYELKKQGYKIGVITTNTIIDATPAGAYAFVENRKDYQKITQDLLESNFDLFIGGGKAYLKDSNTKEYGYFYTETLDRIPSLDDEIVMLYYGNFPFLTDDPNRVTLEETLNYALSKFNGSPFFILIEGGRIDHAAHAHDTYSMINEILDFDKAVKVAIDFYKQYPQDTLIIVTADHSTGGLSLGDGFLALNKFQPSAFSYEKMISTFNQSKNYEEFQEKLGLKLDLEKEFYYTKNSGKNVSYQSSVVRSFYDVLNDPVGVNWGTFGHTLDYVPLFSNVPFDKNIISNNEIFSIFEIY, from the coding sequence GTGAAAAAAATTTTGTTGGTTTTTCTCATTACTCTTTTAGTTTATCTTTCTTTTTCATTTGACTATGTTTTTTTGTTTATAGCTGATGGAATGGGAATTCCACACATGCAGTTATCTAATATGTATAAGCAATATTTATACACAGATCAACTACACATCCTAGAATTACCTTACTATGGAATGGTTGAAACTTCTTCGATGAATGGTGTAACGGATTCAGCAGGAGCCATAACAGCAATTTTATCTAAAGAAAAAACCTACAACGATAGAATAAACATTAATCCTGATGATGAAAAAATACTTCCCATTACTTATGAACTAAAAAAACAAGGGTACAAAATTGGTGTCATAACAACCAACACCATCATTGATGCTACCCCTGCGGGTGCTTATGCTTTCGTTGAAAATAGAAAAGATTACCAAAAGATAACGCAAGATCTTTTAGAAAGTAATTTTGATCTTTTCATAGGGGGAGGAAAAGCTTATCTTAAGGATAGCAACACAAAAGAGTACGGATATTTTTACACAGAAACACTTGATAGGATTCCGTCTCTTGATGATGAAATTGTTATGTTATATTATGGGAATTTCCCCTTTTTAACGGATGATCCAAACAGAGTAACGTTAGAAGAAACGTTAAATTATGCATTGAGTAAATTTAATGGTTCTCCTTTTTTCATTTTAATAGAAGGGGGAAGAATCGATCACGCTGCACATGCACATGATACTTATTCAATGATAAACGAAATATTAGATTTTGACAAGGCAGTGAAGGTTGCTATCGATTTTTATAAGCAATATCCTCAAGATACCTTGATCATAGTGACTGCAGATCATTCAACGGGTGGGTTGAGTTTAGGTGATGGTTTTTTAGCTCTTAATAAGTTTCAACCCAGTGCTTTTTCTTATGAAAAGATGATAAGTACATTTAACCAATCTAAGAATTATGAAGAGTTTCAAGAAAAATTAGGGTTAAAACTTGATTTAGAAAAAGAATTTTACTATACAAAGAATTCAGGAAAAAATGTAAGTTATCAATCGTCTGTGGTTAGAAGTTTTTATGATGTATTAAACGATCCTGTAGGTGTAAATTGGGGCACTTTTGGACATACATTAGATTATGTACCTCTTTTTTCCAACGTTCCCTTTGATAAAAATATAATATCAAATAATGAGATTTTTTCAATTTTTGAGATTTATTGA